From Platichthys flesus chromosome 19, fPlaFle2.1, whole genome shotgun sequence:
CCAAAATTCTAATAAAGTATATGTTATATTAACATTTGTTCTTCAATCTTTCCTATCAAAATGACTGCACCATGTAACAAATGATTGAAAACCCTGTGCAGGACCAACGTTTCTCCAAAATCCTGGACCACCTGCGGCTGCAGAAGAGAGGCACAGGCGGAGTGGACACGGCTGCTACTGGAGACACCTTTGACATATCCAACAACGACCGTCTGGGAAAATCTGAGGTGACGATCAGTCGTGTTGcattaagaaatatatatttttatgctgtttatttgttcatgttATTCGGGGAACTTCATATCCATCATCAGACTCATAAAAAGCTGATCTGAGTCACTGTTTTGCTGTAGAAATAAACTttatgagtgcatgtgtgtgtgtctgtgtgtgtgtgtgtttgcaggtggaGCTGGTCCAGATGCTAGTCGATGGAGTCAACTACCTGATTGAGTGtgagaagaagctggagaagggCCAGGACATCAAAGTCCCAGCTCCCGTTGCTCAGTTTAGGAAATAGATGCTGGACTCCCGGTGCCTCCGGTGTTAGACAGAGGTCCGCGCTCTGCTCGGTGCTCCATCCCACACTGAGTCCGTGGAGAAACCTCAGAATGACCAGCGtccactgctgcagaggaggtCCTTTCTTTACTCCTCCCACACCACTTTAGGGTAGACTTAACTTAGACATGATCTGCTGTTAGGGGGAATTCTACCTCACTTTAAGGTCTTCACTGTAACCCAGACTTTcaataaaatcaacaataaaaaaaaacacgacaCTGTATTTTGGACTTTTCTTACTTTTCTTCTTATATGTTATTCAACCTTGTTTCACAAATCCTCCTTCATTCTTCCAGACGGCTTCctttttccccttcttttacaGCTATATCTACAGCAACACCACCGAGATTTGTTCACATGTCTTCTACATCACTGTCAAATTTGGAATGAGGACAAGTAGGAAAGTGGGTCACTACTTTTGAAAATAAGCAATGTAATGTTAGCCTAGCACTGCAGCCGCTCATGACACTTTAGGGTGGAATGTTTAAATACACCTTGGTCACAGCCAtggaagctttttttttatctgtatctgAGTAACACaatggtaaagtaaatgtataattttttttaataattataacGACAATCACCAATCTGTTGCCATGCAAGAGCATTCAGGGTCAAAGCGCTGTGGTGTTGGTCTCTAAGGACTctcaacattatttatttgctgctttaacatttaattaatatattcatttattaatttattatcaaattcatgttttggACCTTGGGGCTTTCAGGGCTCGGCTGTGtagtaaatactttttttcttgGAAACACCTCCTTTTCAGCCTCTTATTGATatcaaccaaacaaaaacatctaaTTCCTCACCTGCATCAAAAGTAATGTAATGCTCCCTGACTGTGTGTAGGCCAACAGAGGAGGAGTGATAATAGTTCGAAGGGATTTCTGTCCCAAAATGTCTCAAAATACAAAGCCAAATGGTTGTTGTTGCATTTCATAATGCAACAACAATGGTCTGGGGGACGCTCACCAGACCAATGAGATCATTGATcactggaggagagaaggaatgGGAACACACGTGACTTATAAATAAAAGGTTCCCATTTTCTTATTTGAGGGGTTTTACACACCTatcaaaagaaactgcagaTTATCCCAAACAGCAGTGAGGAATTTCTGTGTGAACTTTTCCACCTTTTAAACATGCAATGGCAGATTACTGGCCACTTGGAGGCAGTAGAAACAAGCTGTGAACAGCACACCCCCTCTTCTCTTACCTTGGATGGTTTGGTTGCTGGTTTCTAGTTCtcactgttttcatttgaataaccCATTTCCTTTGAATAATGTAGTAAATATGTGCATGTGCAAATAGGTATCAACTTGGTGGTAGTGTATAAAATAATGACTATATTTTTGTCACTTTActaatgtaataataattttgCTCAACATGGCTTTACCATGTGATGAGCAACTAATCCTCGCTTCAGTGGGTGCCTCTCCTGTATTATTACAGGCGAGTCACAAAGaaaaccaaattaaataaaacaaatttctaaATCCTAGCACTGAGTGgaaaaaatctaataaaatgaAGTCTCCTGCATGACAGAAAAGATCAACTCATATTTACAGGTTGTTTAATCCAGGAAACctctttagttatttttgtaGGACATATGAAAAAAATAGCTTCagttaaaagaaacacaaaaaaagctgCTGCAATGCTCCAGAGTTATAGTAGTCTGTGATTGCTCTCAGAAAATGATAGAATCATGTGATTTTTCAAGCAGCAATTCTAAAAATGTGTAGCTCCACTTGCAGCTCAGATCATTTTACTGCAGTGTCATTAAGTAAATACTTTAAACTGAGAGGAAGAAGTATATCTCTACTAAATCCTCTACTTCCCGTTAGTATTTGTGTGGGGAATTCAGAAGcggaaataaaatatttgactGATGTTCTAACTGGACTAATTCCTAACACAAGGACCTTGTTGTAAATCAAAACCAAATGCTGGTAAATCGcattgaaactgaaacaatcAGACTGAAGTTCCGGAGAAAGTAATTTACTGTCTATTACACTCAAGTAAAACAAGATTTTAACCTTAGTCATATTTACAAGCTGTGACAACTATGTACTGGTTCATTCAGCCCAAACTTTGACCATTTCATTTGCACTTTGAATGACTGTAGGGTTTaaattgacattttcactgaataataataactgttattgttttttaacaataatATGCAATCTGCGAAAACTTTACAGCTCGACTCTGCATATTTTTCACAATTTTATGATATTTCATAGACGTAGAATTGATTGAATGCAtgtgtattattatttgtttttcacctgTGTTAATCTCCTGTACGCCATTATGCCACCtatctcttcttctgcttcttcttctacctTCATCATTTAGGAAAAGGCTCCTTTATAACATAGTCGATGAGTCTTCTTTACCTCAAAGGAGCCTTCTTCATTTTGGAGAGCTGGATTCCAAGACACTCCCACAACTCCAGCTTGTAGGGTAGAACATAGTCTAGGTCTATATACTGGTATATAtcgagttttattttgttgatctagCTATGGTAAGCTAGCAAGAAAAGAAGCCAGCTAGCTAACAGTTAGTtagtattgtacatatttctctttctcactagtAATGATGTAAAATAAGACTTACATGCATCAAGTGTGCAAAACCAGTTGTGTGAAATGAATGGTAGGTTTTTCGTTGTGAATACATACTGTATGGGTCTCATTTTTGGCGATGAGATGTGGGGGGCGGGCCGTGTAAGAGAGACTCCCATTTTATTGTGACGAGAGAATGATACAGAAGTGCATTCGCAGTCACTAAAGCATGACGTTTCTGACTTAGAGGAACCataacaaatcgcgggagttgtttttttccccgaGTTTTTGGgtcggtagacatgccagatacccaaattaacgagAAGAAGCCTTACAAAATTggtattttcataatatgtcccctttaaaggatcaatatatatttttcaaacatattacaaaaaaacactAAGCCATGCacgaaataaaaaaggaaatgaatatTTGGTCATATTTGACCCGTGTTATGCATTAGATGGGTAATGTTacaaaacttatttttatataaaaagtaacaggacaaatttaaataaggatttgtgatgattaaaaaaaaactagttAATTTGGGAATACCTGAAATACCAAGTGTGTTAATAGTGATGAATGAACATTTGACCCAGTGTtagtgtatttaaatgttttataggGATGAATAAGATACATCAGGCTTTGATGAACAAACATTAACCGATAGGAGACATTCATTGTTAGTTATAGTTTGTGGGCCTCTCTTATCAGAGGGAATAACTAAGGTTCTGCAAGTTCTcctgcacgcacgcacacacacagccagttGGGGACTGACATGTAGGCCTGAGACAAGTGATGCCACTATAGGTGGTGTTGTAAGTCATGTCATCAGGTTTCCATAAGGgggtttattttgttaatttagtTGTTTAAGGTCATAAAAGTCATCTCTTGGTACAATAGTGTAGAAGACATGTAAAATAAAGAGAATGTAGACGAGTTGGTTAGACATTAATTTATGTTTATAATTTTCAGTCTTTTACCTGTGTGGCATGACATTACTGTTTGCACCAGAGTCTTTTCATAACTTTTACTACATTTTGCCAGTGCTGAGGCTCCATAATTTTTAGGCTCATCAAACCACTCTGTTCTCTGTACGAAAGAATCAGCACGGATGTTTCTCATTTGTTGCAGtttatacaaatacataatATCTGAAGATGATAAACAAAAGACATACAAGTTTGATGAAGCATCCATCACAGATCTTTATTCAATGAAGACCTTCTGTCTACCACCTGCAGCTGGATGTGTTGACAGCATAGAGCGGGGGCGGTTCTGTGCTAGGATTCGACAGCCACCGTTGTTTATTGACGAGGAAAGCTTATAAATTAGCGCTGTTCAACTGCTGATTACAGAAACATTAACAGCAGATGGAAAACCAATTGCAATTCAAACAATCAATCAGCGCTTTCTATAGAATGCTCCTAGTATGACAATATTGTCAGTGAGTGTGAATAGGTGACATTGAACAGTGCAGAAGATCAACCCTGTGTGTTAACAATAGCTCTAAAACAAAGGGTTTGTCTTATTTCTGTCATGAAAGATGCAATAATAGACAAAAGAAACCGTGACGTGCCCGAAGAACTATGTCTGGTATCCAGACATCCAGTAGTTatatcaacaaaacaaaaacatccaatTCCCCACCTGCataaaaagtaatgtaatgCTCGCTGACTGTGTGTACTTTCCTGGGAGGCCAACAGAGGAGGAGTGATAATAGTTCGAAGGGATTTCTGTCCCAAAACGTCTCAAAATACAAAGACAAATGGTTTTTGATGCATTtcataaacttttttttacaagtTCTGAATCATCAAACTTTTCCATGTACTGCAATAGGTGATTTTACAGAGTACAGACAGAACCAAAAAGCAAATAAGGAAAAAAGATATAGACAAACACCATTGGATGCTGCATGGTTTTAACTTCTGAAAACAAAGCTATAAAATCTGTTAACATGTCTGCATGAACTAATGATCAATCTGAGAACACATTCAACATTTAAGTAAGAAGAACAGCATTTTAATTATTCCTGATGTTTAACTTTGCAAGATGCCACCTTTGAcaattttcttgtttttctataAAGAAATCAGTAGAAAGAAGTCATCAACAAATCAAAAGGTGACACCTAGAGGCCAGAACCTGCCTATTCACCAAAATTACTgctttttcttaattttttggcaaagtgaaacagaaaacacaatccTCTATTAGTGGTGCAGAGTGCTAAAACAATGCAGGAACAAAAATCTGGGCAACTCTGTGTGGTTTTCGAGATAAGAACAGAGAATCAGGGTGAGCTTtttcaacaggaaacagaaaggagGCCAACAGCCGTGAGTGTCAGTGTGGTGACATTAGTCCATAGGTCGcttttcactgtgtttctttgtgaaCTCCTCGGCATTCTTCATGAATTTACCCTGGTCTTTAGTGTATTCCTCTGCCAGGTCTGCCCTCAGCGGGTGCTCGGGCTGGGGGACGCTCACCAGAGCAATGAGATTATTGATCACTGGAGAGATGGAATGGGAACACACGTGACTTATAAATAAAAGGTTCCCATTTTCATGTTTGAGGGGTTTAAGACACCTATTGAAATAAACTGCAGATTATCACAAACAGCAGTGAGGAATTTCTGTTTGAACTTTTCCACCTTTTAAACATGCAATAGCAGATTATTGGCCACTTGGAGGCAGTAGAAACAAGTTGTGAACAGtacaccccctcctctcttaccttgGATGGTTTTTGTTGCTGGTTTCCAGTTCTCCACACTGACGATAGGCAGGCAGACCTGACCCTTCTCGTCAATATTGGGATGGTAGATCTTTGTCTTGAAAGTGACCTTGGGTGGCTTGAAGGGGTACTCGGCAGGGAAGATGATCTCAATGCGAAATGCTCCTTTGTCATATGGAGGACAATCCTTTGACCAAAATAAGAAttagaattatttatttttccctcaaGTGTTAGTGTTATTAATATTGAAAAGGTAGTAATAGGTCCTTTTGCTCCCAGCAGCCGGAGGAGTTTAGGGGTCTGTGTTAAGATGATAGCAGCTCTGAAGTTAGAATCCTGAGACGGTATAAATAACCGTCTCCGGCTTAATGTTTCAAGCCATTTAATTTTAAGATGAAAACCCTGTAAAAGGCTCTTAAAAGTGATTGTTCCATcatataaaaacagatttttgaaTTGTCAGAAAGAGCACAGGACATAAATTGAATGCTGTTGCAGGAAACACAATATACAGTTTAAACTGGAAGTTAAAAGGTCTCGTTAGTAATAGTTGAATACTTACAGGAACAATTAGCCCTTGCCAGGTTAAGATATTTGATTCGTCGACCTGAATGTTGCGGAAATGCTTCAGTCCAGATTTCCTGATGTCACCGAGCTcctgaaagaaaaaagttgatttaaaaaaaaaaacctgataaAATGATCTGATTACTGGGAAATTAGAGATATTTTCATACCAATACCAGCATTGGAAATACCTCAGATACTGCTGAAAATAACTCGTTGAGCATTGGTGAGTACTCAAATCTATGTACCAATCCGATTCCCTGTCTTTAAGATATATTAATGCATCTCTACAGCCAACAGTAGTTGCGCTGTACTGCCACTGGAAATACAGATTGGCGAGCTACATAAAATGTCAGCAATTTGGTATTGTCTCATACTGGAAAGTCCCAGATGTGATACTATGACATGATCTGCATTCAAGACATCAGGTTTAAGGGATGTTGTGTATTCCTTGATTTACTTAGATGTTTATATACATAACAtaagttgttattttaaatgcacCAGTATCAGATTGGTACTCAGTATCAGGATTAGAAAATGGTATCACAACATTTCAATGGGAAAACATTCACTCATGGCAGATGCACTCTCTGTGGCCACTTTGTGAGCTGCAACTGTAAAGCCTAATGCAACTGTGCTGCCTTAACATCCACTTTTATGATGTATCTAATGTAAATGTTTCAAACACCCAGTAGTTAGAGAGCCTTGTTATACGTCCCTAACATACTGAGTCCAGGCAAACAGTTGTCACTCTCTCCACAATGAGTCAGATCCACTCTGCTCATTTTGACGGCTTACAAAATGTATTCTCTTTCTGTacaatgaacaacaacactgtAAATATTGTGGAGACCTCTGTGGTAGATGGTTAAGCCAGTGATTCATATCGCAACACATGTTTCTGGGAATGTGACTGTTGAGCGCTTCATGACTGAGTTCCCTAACAAACCAGTACAATGATGTTCCATATGTTCACTCAGCCAATATCAATATTAACTATTGGTGTAaccattatcattattattgatctGCTTTCATTGTTATATGGCAGAAGCTATTGATTCATCAAACAATTAATCATTTGGTCCTATCACAAGTTCTCAGTCAAAGGTGATGGTGCAACTACATCTCATTAATTaccattttcatttgaataaccCATTTCCTTTGAATAATGTGCTAGTAAATATGTGCAAATAGGTATCAACTTGGTGGTAGTGTATAAAATGATTACCAgtatttgtttcactttacTACTGTATTAATAATTTTAGCTCAACATGGCTTCACCATGTGATAAGCAACTAGTCCTCGTCTTCAGTGGGTGCCTCTCCTGTATCATTACAGGCGAGTCACAAAGAAaaccaaattaaatacaaaactcCCTCGAACTGATTGgaaaaaatctaataaaataaagtgtCCTGCATGACAGAAGATATCAACAACTCATATTTACAGGTTGTATTTTCAACCCAGGAAACCTCTTTAGTGTTTTGTAGGATATACGAGAAAATATAAGTACTTTAGCTGCATTGTCATCAAGTAATTACTTTAAACTGAGAGGCAGAAGTATATCTTTTACTAAATCTTCTACTTCTCGTTAGTATTTGTGTGGGGAATTCAGAAACGGAAACAAAATACTTGACTGATGATCTCACTTGACTAATTCCTAACACAAGGACCTTGTTGTAAATCAAAACCAAATGCTGGTACATCGcattgaaactgaaacaatcAGACTGAAGTTCCGGAGAAAGTCATTTACTGTCTATTACACTCAAGTAAAACAAGATTTTAACCTTAGTAATATTTACAAGCCGTGACAACTATGTACTGGTTCATTCAGCCCAAAGTTTaaccatttcattttcagacaatcTGAATGACTGTAgggtttaatttacattttcactgaataATAATTAcggttattttttttgtttgaaaataaaatgcaattttCGAACACTTTACAAATCAACTATGAatttttttcacaattttaTGATATTCCATTGAATGTACCGGTCAGTAAAAGAACTTGACCTGTTATATAATGATCAAAGAACATAATTATTAAATTTGAGCCTAAtatggttaaaataaaaaataaaaaactggaaAAGCCGCAAATCCTCAGATAGGAGGGACTGACCAGAAAAAACTCGGAATCTTTAAATCGGAAATACCAGATTTATTTCCCGTCGACTCAGCTATGGATTAAAAGTCTGCGTGTATTCGTTTCGTTAATTCAAGGTTTTTTGGTAGAATAATCTCGGCGCTGAGGTCTAAAGTCACGCCCCGGCCTTAAAGTCTCCATGTTTTCGGCACGGCCGCGTCTCTCCACACGGTAACGGCTCGTGGAACCAGGGGCTTCACTTCCGACGAACACGCCGATTCATCGGCTCGCCCTTCGGCTAACGACGCGTGGCCCATCCGCTGCTGTTTGATAGAGTCGCTGCTGACTCACTCCAACTAACTAACTAGTTCCCCCAGTCACCGTCTGTCGGACGTCATGGTCCTTTCATTTCGTCGGTCACATGAACGAAAGGACATTTACACGCGGCCGACGGGTTTTTAGCGATTAACACACAGCCGAGACAAGTAGATTGAACCCTTCCGGAGTAGAATTGATTGAATGAACgtatcttatttgtttttacctttgttAGTCTCCTGGACGCAGCCATTATGCTACCGATCTCGTCGTCGTCGTAGTcgtcttcttctgcttcttcttcttcttcctgtttctttctgttCCTTCATCGACTTcttttgagtttgtttttatgaGGCTTTCAATCGACATCCCGGCTCACTACCGCAACCTACCGGCCAGGAGGATGTACGTCTGACTGTAAATTACTAGGGGGAAGAGTTTGAACCAGAGACTCGTTTATTTGCACCAGAAgtggatattttatttttatttaaaagaaacaaaacaaaatactgaCCTGCTCTCCTGACAAGCATCTAGTTACCATATACCTGGATGTTGCTATAGATCCAAACACACctgtaaatgtatatataaagtaaaaaaaatgttttcacaagtaCTACACTTTAAATATGAACATATATctttaaggatttaaaaaaatatgataagCTACTGAATATAACGACACAAATggagtttgtgtctgtcagttaTAAGGCATTATATAGAATAGGACATAAGAAACTGCCAAAGTATTTTAGGATAATAGTTTTAAAACTAGGGCCGCGATCAGCACTGTGCGGGCACAAGCAATTCTGATCTCGGGATCTGATGGGGCGGTAGGGGAGGGAGCAAAGCGACATGTTGCGTGCATTTTGTGCCTCTCGGGAAGGATCaacacgtcacttcctgtgtccgtCACGCGGCTCTTGATCAGGCCCATCAATCACGCATTACGGTACAAGCCATCAAGTGTAGACCACAAGGTGAACATTGTATGTAAATCGAATTAGAGTTGTAAAAGAGGCTTACCTCCTTTCGGCTGTGGGTGGT
This genomic window contains:
- the LOC133974734 gene encoding ubiquitin-conjugating enzyme E2 L3-like, translating into MAASRRLTKELGDIRKSGLKHFRNIQVDESNILTWQGLIVPDCPPYDKGAFRIEIIFPAEYPFKPPKVTFKTKIYHPNIDEKGQVCLPIVSVENWKPATKTIQVINNLIALVSVPQPEHPLRADLAEEYTKDQGKFMKNAEEFTKKHSEKRPMD